One region of Armigeres subalbatus isolate Guangzhou_Male chromosome 3, GZ_Asu_2, whole genome shotgun sequence genomic DNA includes:
- the LOC134222624 gene encoding glutathione S-transferase-like, whose product MPDYKVYYFNVKALGEPLRFLLSYGNLPFDDIRITREEWPALKPTMPMGQMPVLSVDGKKVHQSVAMSRYLAKEVGLSGADDWENLMIDTVVDTINDFRLKIAVVSYEPDDDVKEKKLVTLNSEVIPFYLEKLDDIARENNGHMANGKLTWADLYLVAILDYLNYMTKSDLVANHPNLQNVVENVTSIQSVKNWIDKRPQTMPMGQMPVLEVDGKRVHQSLAMCRYVAKQIGLAGANPVEELQVDAIVDTINDFRLKIAIVAYEPDDLVKEKKMITLTNEVIPFYLTKLNVIAKENNGHLVLGKPTWADVYFAGILDYLNYLTKTDLLTNFPQLLEVVNKVLENENIKAYIAKRPVTEV is encoded by the exons ATGCCGGATTACAAGGTCTACTACTTCAATGTCAAAGCCCTGGGCGAGCCTCTGCGGTTCCTATTGTCCTACGGCAATCTGCCCTTCGATGATATCAGGATTACCCGCGAAGAATGGCCAGCTCTGAAACCAA CAATGCCCATGGGCCAGATGCCAGTCCTGTCGGTGGACGGCAAAAAGGTTCACCAATCGGTGGCTATGTCCCGCTATCTGGCCAAAGAGGTCGGCCTCTCCGGTGCCGACGATTGGGAGAATTTGATGATCGACACCGTAGTCGACACCATTAACGATTTCCGCCTGA AAATCGCCGTTGTATCCTACGAACCCGATGATGATGTAAAGGAGAAGAAGCTGGTCACCCTGAACAGTGAGGTCATACCATTTTATTTGGAGAAACTGGACGATATCGCTCGCGAAAACAATGGCCATATGGCCAATGGCAAA CTAACTTGGGCCGATTTGTACTTGGTTGCCATTTTGGACTACCTGAACTACATGACCAAATCTGACCTCGTAGCCAACCATCCGAACCTGCAAAACGTCGTGGAGAACGTTACGAGCATTCAATCGGTCAAAAACTGGATTGACAAACGACCCCAAA CCATGCCCATGGGACAGATGCCGGTGCTGGAGGTCGACGGCAAGCGAGTACACCAATCGTTGGCCATGTGTCGCTACGTGGCTAAGCAGATCGGTCTGGCCGGTGCTAATCCAGTGGAGGAGTTGCAAGTTGATGCGATTGTTGATACGATTAACGATTTCCGTCTAA aGATCGCCATCGTTGCCTACGAACCGGACGACTTGGTAAAGGAGAAGAAGATGATCACCCTCACCAACGAGGTGATCCCCTTCTACCTGACCAAGCTGAACGTGATCGCCAAGGAGAACAATGGCCACCTGGTGCTGGGCAAACCGACCTGGGCCGACGTGTACTTTGCCGGCATCCTGGACTATCTGAACTACCTCACCAAGACCGATCTGCTGACGAACTTCCCCCAGCTGCTGGAGGTCGTGAACAAGGTGCTCGAGAACGAGAACATCAAGGCATACATTGCCAAGAGACCGGTGACTGAAGTCTAA